The following proteins come from a genomic window of Miscanthus floridulus cultivar M001 chromosome 2, ASM1932011v1, whole genome shotgun sequence:
- the LOC136539567 gene encoding cysteine proteinase inhibitor 6-like, producing MMRALISMLIVAAAAVVCLCSVAPAASAREEPPVPKIFGGWKPIKNVDDPHIQDLGRWAVSEHVKQASDGLVFSKVVSGEEQLVAGTNYKLVIQATRGGAGKSATYGAVVYERFDKTRQLLSFNPAN from the coding sequence ATGATGAGGGCCCTCATTTCCATGCtcatcgtcgccgccgccgcagtgGTCTGCCTGTGCTCCGTCGCTCCCGCTGCTTCAGCGCGCGAGGAGCCGCCGGTGCCGAAGATCTTCGGCGGGTGGAAGCCGATCAAGAACGTGGACGACCCGCACATCCAAGATCTCGGCCGCTGGGCGGTTTCAGAGCACGTCAAGCAGGCCAGCGACGGGCTGGTCTTCAGCAAGGTGGTGAGCGGCGAGGAGCAGCTCGTCGCCGGGACGAACTACAAGCTGGTCATTCAGGCGACCAGGGGCGGCGCCGGGAAGAGCGCGACGTACGGGGCGGTGGTGTACGAGAGGTTTGACAAGACGCGGCAGCTTCTATCGTTTAATCCGGCGAACTGA
- the LOC136529165 gene encoding cysteine proteinase inhibitor 8-like, producing the protein MMRTLISMLIVVAAAMVGLCSVAPAASAREEPQIVGGWKPIKNVNDPHIQEIGRWAVSEHVKQASDGLVFSKVVSGEELIVAGTNYRLVIQATKGGGAGKSATYGAVVYEKVDKTRQLLSFNPAN; encoded by the exons ATGATGAGGACCCTCATTTCCATGCtcatcgtcgtcgccgccgcaaTGGTCGGCCTGTGCTCTGTCGCTCCCGCTGCATCAGCGCGCGAGGAGCCGCAGATCGTCGGCGGGTGGAAGCCGATCAAGAACGTGAACGACCCCCACATCCAAGAGATCGGCCGCTGGGCGGTTTCGGAGCACGTCAAGCAGGCCAGCGACGGGCTGGTCTTCAGCAAGGTGGTGAGCGGCGAG GAGT TGATCGTCGCCGGGACGAACTACAGGCTGGTCATTCAAGCGACCAAGGGCGGCGGCGCCGGGAAGAGCGCGACGTACGGGGCGGTGGTGTACGAGAAGGTCGACAAGACGCGTCAGCTACTGTCGTTTAATCCGGCCAACTGA